A region of Coccinella septempunctata chromosome 5, icCocSept1.1, whole genome shotgun sequence DNA encodes the following proteins:
- the LOC123313620 gene encoding THAP domain-containing protein 5-like isoform X3: MVNRCVVCKKISSKGSGKSMHRMPSDSARQKLWMDQLKLRITKSSKWLYVCSDHFCDEDFILKSGKRCLKTQAIPSRISSPDTCSRYTLATSDQKPMTQDLSDIGRIGESLKLSGSELSKTSDLSATASASDLSATLTASDLSATLTASEMSVTLAASDLSGQVVSLEALDTKRFAAPHTNTSSSTLTALDEKNVTQELSDIRKSSKLSGSDLSKTSDLSATASASDLSATLTAFDLSPTLTASERFVQVAH, encoded by the exons ATGGTAAATCGCTGTGTGGTAtgcaaaaaaatcagcagtaaAGGCAGTGGGAAATCCATGCACCG AATGCCTAGTGATAGTGCTCGACAAAAATTGTGGATGGACCAGTTGAAACTGAGAATTACAAAATCTTCTAAGTGGTTATACGTTTGCTCTGACCATTTCTGTGATGAAGATTTCATCCTTAAATCAGGAAAAAGATGTTTGAAAACTCAAGCTATTCCGTCCAGGATTTCATCGCCTGATACTTG TTCAAGATACACATTGGCTACTTCAGACCAAAAGCCTATGACCCAAGACCTATCAGATATTGGTAGAATTGGGGAATCCTTAAAACTGAGTGGCTCTGAATTATCGAAGACCTCAGATTTGTCTGCTACAGCAAGTGCTTCAGATTTGTCTGCCACATTAACTGCCTCCGATTTATCTGCTACGTTAACTGCTTCAGAAATGTCTGTTACTTTGGCAGCTTCAGATTTATCAGGCCAGGTGGTTTCCTTAGAAGCACTTGATACTAAAAGATTTGCAGCACCACATACAAATAC ctcaagtaGCACATTGACTGCTTTAGATGAAAAGAATGTAACCCAGGAGCTATCAGATATTCGGAAATCATCAAAACTGAGTGGTTCTGATTTATCGAAGACTTCAGATTTGTCTGCTACAGCAAGTGCTTCGGATTTATCTGCCACATTAACTGCTTTCGATTTATCTCCTACATTAACCGCTTCAGAAAGGTTTG ttcaaGTAGCACATTGA
- the LOC123313620 gene encoding uncharacterized protein LOC123313620 isoform X1: MVNRCVVCKKISSKGSGKSMHRMPSDSARQKLWMDQLKLRITKSSKWLYVCSDHFCDEDFILKSGKRCLKTQAIPSRISSPDTCSRYTLATSDQKPMTQDLSDIGRIGESLKLSGSELSKTSDLSATASASDLSATLTASDLSATLTASEMSVTLAASDLSGQVVSLEALDTKRFAAPHTNTSSSTLTALDEKNVTQELSDIRKSSKLSGSDLSKTSDLSATASASDLSATLTAFDLSPTLTASESSSSTLTATNERNVTQYLSDISRVGESTKLSGSELLLHYFLSQLQ; the protein is encoded by the exons ATGGTAAATCGCTGTGTGGTAtgcaaaaaaatcagcagtaaAGGCAGTGGGAAATCCATGCACCG AATGCCTAGTGATAGTGCTCGACAAAAATTGTGGATGGACCAGTTGAAACTGAGAATTACAAAATCTTCTAAGTGGTTATACGTTTGCTCTGACCATTTCTGTGATGAAGATTTCATCCTTAAATCAGGAAAAAGATGTTTGAAAACTCAAGCTATTCCGTCCAGGATTTCATCGCCTGATACTTG TTCAAGATACACATTGGCTACTTCAGACCAAAAGCCTATGACCCAAGACCTATCAGATATTGGTAGAATTGGGGAATCCTTAAAACTGAGTGGCTCTGAATTATCGAAGACCTCAGATTTGTCTGCTACAGCAAGTGCTTCAGATTTGTCTGCCACATTAACTGCCTCCGATTTATCTGCTACGTTAACTGCTTCAGAAATGTCTGTTACTTTGGCAGCTTCAGATTTATCAGGCCAGGTGGTTTCCTTAGAAGCACTTGATACTAAAAGATTTGCAGCACCACATACAAATAC ctcaagtaGCACATTGACTGCTTTAGATGAAAAGAATGTAACCCAGGAGCTATCAGATATTCGGAAATCATCAAAACTGAGTGGTTCTGATTTATCGAAGACTTCAGATTTGTCTGCTACAGCAAGTGCTTCGGATTTATCTGCCACATTAACTGCTTTCGATTTATCTCCTACATTAACCGCTTCAGAAAG ttcaaGTAGCACATTGACTGCCACAAATGAAAGGAATGTCACACAGTACCTATCAGATATTAGTAGAGTGGGGGAATCCACAAAACTTAGTGGTTCTGAATTATTATTACATTATTTTCTGTCACAATTGCAATGA
- the LOC123313620 gene encoding uncharacterized protein LOC123313620 isoform X2 gives MPSDSARQKLWMDQLKLRITKSSKWLYVCSDHFCDEDFILKSGKRCLKTQAIPSRISSPDTCSRYTLATSDQKPMTQDLSDIGRIGESLKLSGSELSKTSDLSATASASDLSATLTASDLSATLTASEMSVTLAASDLSGQVVSLEALDTKRFAAPHTNTSSSTLTALDEKNVTQELSDIRKSSKLSGSDLSKTSDLSATASASDLSATLTAFDLSPTLTASESSSSTLTATNERNVTQYLSDISRVGESTKLSGSELLLHYFLSQLQ, from the exons ATGCCTAGTGATAGTGCTCGACAAAAATTGTGGATGGACCAGTTGAAACTGAGAATTACAAAATCTTCTAAGTGGTTATACGTTTGCTCTGACCATTTCTGTGATGAAGATTTCATCCTTAAATCAGGAAAAAGATGTTTGAAAACTCAAGCTATTCCGTCCAGGATTTCATCGCCTGATACTTG TTCAAGATACACATTGGCTACTTCAGACCAAAAGCCTATGACCCAAGACCTATCAGATATTGGTAGAATTGGGGAATCCTTAAAACTGAGTGGCTCTGAATTATCGAAGACCTCAGATTTGTCTGCTACAGCAAGTGCTTCAGATTTGTCTGCCACATTAACTGCCTCCGATTTATCTGCTACGTTAACTGCTTCAGAAATGTCTGTTACTTTGGCAGCTTCAGATTTATCAGGCCAGGTGGTTTCCTTAGAAGCACTTGATACTAAAAGATTTGCAGCACCACATACAAATAC ctcaagtaGCACATTGACTGCTTTAGATGAAAAGAATGTAACCCAGGAGCTATCAGATATTCGGAAATCATCAAAACTGAGTGGTTCTGATTTATCGAAGACTTCAGATTTGTCTGCTACAGCAAGTGCTTCGGATTTATCTGCCACATTAACTGCTTTCGATTTATCTCCTACATTAACCGCTTCAGAAAG ttcaaGTAGCACATTGACTGCCACAAATGAAAGGAATGTCACACAGTACCTATCAGATATTAGTAGAGTGGGGGAATCCACAAAACTTAGTGGTTCTGAATTATTATTACATTATTTTCTGTCACAATTGCAATGA